The DNA region AGATACCCGAAATCAATGTACTAATTATGGTTTCAGTAGTACAAATTACATATGGCCCAAGACAAATGGGGCGTTAATACTATATAGGATAGTATTCATTTTCGATATTCCCGAAATTCTTTTCTGCACGGAAAACCAGGGTTATTGCCACGCCCTCGTTATTTTCCATTTTAAAATTCCCGCCAAGCTGTTTGCTCAGGGCCTTCATCATTTCCATACCTAATGACGACGCTTCTTTAATATCAAAACCCTGTGGCAGGCCGATACCGTTATCGGCAATGCTCAACATGATATTATTATCATCAAGTGTGCCAAGCGAGATATTTATATAGCCACGCCTGTGCGGAAAAGCATACTTAATAGCATTGGTAATAGCTTCATTGAGCATGAGGCCAACAGGTACGGCCTGGGCAACATCCATTTTAACACGTTCAATTTGCTGTTCAAACCTGATTCCCCGTTCATGAGCGTCGTAACAATCGGCAAGATAATTAACCAGTTCGTTGATGTAAACAGCAATATCAATAAAGGCTACGTTTGAGCTGCTGTATAATTTTTGATGAATGAGGGCTATAGCCTGTACACGGTTCTGGCTTTCACGGATGGCGGCAAGCGCCGCGTTATTTTTTAAAAATGCCGATTGGGTGTTAAGCAGGCTCATCACTATTTGCAGGTTATTTTTTACCCGGTGATGCACCTCCTTCAATAACCAGTCCTTTTCATCAAGCAGGCGGTTTTTATCCGCGGTTAAATGCTGCAGCATTTGATTTTGCTCGCTGATCTTCTTCTCTTTTAGCTGCAACCGTTTGTTGTTTAGTTGCTTTTGCCAATAACCAACATAAGCACCCCCCAAAACGATAAGCAAGGCCACAATGCCGACAATTATAAGATCCCATCTAATAAAAAATAAATTACTTTTTGCCCACAAAACGCCCTGGAGGATATGATCGTACCGCTTCGCCGGCGAGTTTGTGGATATCAAAAGCAAAAAGCCTGTTAGTGTCAGCTTGCAATAAAACCGGGATAAGCTTAAATTGATATTCACTTGGTATTATTTTTATTACCGGCCTAAACCAAAATCCTGTTCACATGCTTATACTCAAATAAACATGCCCTCAAATTCAACTTATAAAAATAATATGCTGCCTAAACCTCACCGATGTATTAAATATGGATTTTGATGTATGAATTATGTATTGTGTTTACCACCTTACAACAAAAGCAAATATTAATCTATATAATTAACAATCAAACATTAAGCATCAGACTCCCCAGTTTCAAGCTCTTTTATTTGTGAATGTAGGATGGCTGACGCAGGACCAAATATTGGCATCTCATTTCCTGGATAGCAAATGTTTTTTCAATAGCTATTAATTAGCTTAAACATATCGGCGCGCTGCTCCTTTTGCCGGCGATAGTACCTGGCTTAGGCGGTTAAGGATATATAAGGACGATATTTCGCTTTCCTATCAGGAATATAATGATATTTCGTTAAGAAGCAGCGTCGAAAAAATTACCAAGTAACTGACTATCAACAAAATAAAAACAACGGCACGAAATTGGAGTTGCGGTGGATGTATTATAAGCTTTAAACTAAGCAACCATGAAACAAGCCAACGATTTTACACCGCTACACTTTGACAAAGCATCCCGTTGCCTTCCTTTTAAGATCCATACCATTGAGTGGATCAAAGAAAACGGTATTGACCTTCCTAACGATTATTTTATGCTGATTTGGATAACAGCCGGCAACGGTTCCTACAGGCTTAATTTGCAAAAAGAAGCTGTTACCCCCAATCAATTATTATTGATCAAGCCCGGCCGGCTGCACAATCTTAAATTTAGCAGCAGCTTACAGGGGTTTGTCATCTCGTTCACCGATTCGTTTTTAGATATAGAAGATTACGGCAAGGAGCCTGTATACAGCCCCATTTATCAAATGTTTAACCAAACGCAGATCATCACCATAAACCGTGAACTGGCCAATGACATGAATGATATCAGCGAAATAATGCTGAAAGAATACAGCAGGCATAACCTTTACCGATCCGAGATATTGAAGCGTTATTTCAAGATCTTCCTAATTTATCTTTCACGCCAGCTGGATTCGGAGCAAGCGCCAAAGCAATCGCGAAATACTGCCATCCTGCAAAACTTCATGACTTTGCTTGATAAAAACTTCAGGGAGAATAAAATGGTTGCCGACTATGCCAGCAGGTTAGCGGTAACCCCCAATTACCTCAACGAGGTGGTAAAAAAGCTAACTGGCCAGCCGGCCGGTCATCACATCAGGCAAAGGGTTGCCGCCGAGGCAAAACGGCAGGCCATACATCCTGATAGCTGTATGAAAAAAATTGCATACGACCTGGGCTTTTGTGACCTGGCCCATTTCAGTAAATTTTTTAAAAACACTACCGGTATCAGCTTTTCTGATTTTAAGAAAAAGGGCACAATATTACTACCTGTTTTTTAACAGCATATCGTAAGCTTATTGTTTTTAAGTTTCAAATTACATTTCGTCGTATTTGAAATCAATACTCCAGCGATAGGTAGATATACCTGCCAGCATTAAGCTGGCTGCGCTATCGGCCCAAACCGAATAACTGAAGGGGGCCTTAACCCCTAAAAACAAAGTCATGCACAGGGCAAATGTAAATGTAAGTGCAAAACTTGCATATGCAGCTGCCCTGATCTTAAGCCCTACTATAAACATAATGGCTATACAAACCTCACAAACTGTTGCTAAAAAGCCCATTACCCCGGCCATTGAGCGACTCAGAAAAGGCATTAATGTGTTGGTATAAACTACAAAATTATCCCAACTACCCCAGCTTACCGAATGTTGCCCTGCCGGCCCCAGAAAACCTAAACGATCTGCCACGGGTAGCAGGAAGCCTATTCCTAATGCAAAGCGGAAATAAAGCTGTGCTATTTGAAGCGTGTTTTTCATATTATATACAAATTATGCATCTAAAATAAAGCTTTAAAAGCCCGCTTAGAAATACACAATCCCATGTTTACACAAGTACGATAAAAGTGTCATCTTTTTGTTGAGAGATTGGCCGGTTAACATTTATCCAGAATTTCTACAGAATGTGAGGGTACTATCGCATCAATCTTATGCCTGCAATAAGTATAGTAAAAAGGGCTGCTGCCTATGTCACCTCGCTGATGGAAGAAAACCTCCCATCAACCATGTACTTTCATAACCTTAAACATACATTGGGCGTTGTTAACGCAGCAACAGAAATTGCAGCACACTGTAAATTAAAAAAGCAGGAACTAACCATTTTAACAATAGCTGCCTGGTTTCATGATACGGGCTACCTTTATCATTATAACGGCCATGAAGACACCAGCATGATCATTGCCGGTACTTTTTTAATGCAGCACCACTATAATAATGATTTTATACAACAGGTATGGGATTGTATTGAAGCCACCAAAGTACCGCAATCGCCCCAAAACCTTATCCAGCAAATTATTTGCGATGCCGATATGCACCACCTGGCATCTGTAAACTACCTGGATTTTGCCCATGATTTAAAACAGGAATGGGAGGTACATTTGGATAAGCAGTATAGCGACAAAGAATGGCATGCCCTTAATTTAAGCCTGTTACAACAGCACCAATATTTTACGAAATACGGTAAAACGGTATTGCAAGCCATGAAAAAGAAAAACATTGAACTGATGAAGTTTCAGGGTTAATGTTTCTTTACAGTTTCTTTTCGTACACGGCTTAAGGTTTCGGGTGTAATGCCTAAGTAAGATGCGATCATCGCCTGTGGCACCCTTACCGACAGATCAGGATATTTCTGCACAAAATCAAGGTATTTTTGCTCGGCAGTAAAAGCAATGGCCGAGTGAATGCGGTTTTGACTGGTGATGAAACTTTTGTTCAGGATGGCATTAACCATATCATTAAAAGCCGGTATCTCACGGCAAAGCCTGTCGAAGTTTGTTTTGGTAACCAATATCAGTTCTGTATCCTCAATAGCATCAATATTATTTTTAGAAGGCTCGCCGGTAAGCAGGCTGGCACGGTCGCCGGTCCACCAGTTTTCTTTGGCAAAGCTTACAATGTTTTCGCGGCCATTTTCATCAACGCTGTAAAATCGAACCAAGCCTTTGGTTATAAAAGCGTTATACTTCCAAACATCTCCCTCTTGCAATAAATACTGCTTTTTACGGAGTTTTTTAAAAATGCAAACTGTTTCAATTTTAGCATAGTCGGCTTCGGTGAGTGTTGCTTTCTGGCCGATGTATTCTTTAAATTGGTCAAACATATAAAAGCAAATATCTCCTTTATCCGGGGATATTTGCTTTTATTCGGGTCATATTTTTATAATTAGGTTATGCGGTGTATTTGCTTAACCATTTTGTTTTGATAGCGGCGCGGGCATCAATAAATTCCTGATCGGTACCCTGCGCTACGGCATCAAGTGGATAACGCAGCGGGCGGGTACCCTTTTCCATTTCAACCAGCCTCAATATACCATCGGCAATAGTTTGCGGGTCCATGTTAAACTCGGCCATTTTGCTGAAAAGCGCAGTGCCCATAGCGTTAAATTGCTGTGCCGAGGCCTCGCCGTACTCGGCTATAACTTCCGGTTTATCAGCGTGGATACCTGCTTTGCTTCCGTTATTCATTTCGGTTGGATATACGCCCGGCTGAATACTAACGCTCTCGATGTTGAACCGCGCAAGCTCATCCTTTAAACCTTCGGTAATACTTTCTACCCCAAATTTTGATGCAAGATAAGGAATCATGAACGGCAGGGTATGACCACTTGCACCCGATGTAATGTTGATGATAAGGCCATTTTTAGCTTTACGCATCCCCGGCAAAACCGCAAATATGGTGCGCAGGGTTCCATAAAAATTCACTTCAAACATCTGCCTGATTTGATCGAGTGAGTAAGCTTCCAGTACGCCAAAGCCTGAAACTGCGGCATTGTTCACCAATACATCAATATGGCCGTATTTGGTTAATGTATATTTAAAAGCTGCTTTAACTGAAGTATCATCAGTAATATCTACCTCAACTACTTCAACATTTGGCAAGGCTGAAAGCTCTTTGGCTACAGTTTCATTTTTGCCATTTATTCCGCGCATACCTGCTATTACGGTATGGCCTGCATTTGCAAGAGCTATAGTGGTTAATTTACCAAACCCAGTGCTTGTTCCGGTTATGAAAATTGTTTTTGACATTTTGTATCGTTCTTTTGTTGATACAAATCTACCGCGACGCCATAACCTGCACATTGATGTTTGATAAGAAGGAAATTGATATTTGTCAAGAGAATCGGTATATATAATTAAACCGTCATTGCGAGGTACGAAGCAATCGCGCACTATACAAGATGGCTCTGCTTATTGGGGATTATTAATAACTATAATTTGTTATTTATAGGTATTAATGAGTTTCCTTCGGTCCTTAAAATGACCTAATTGTAAGTTTTTGATTATTGGGTGTATTTTTAAATTGATTTATGCATATGGGCGTTGCCTGCGGCCCGGGCTGTATGCTCATACTGCACAAGGCATTAGCCACAGGCTGGTATCCGCTCCCATCCCTAACGCAGCCCGCCCGCACCATCATTAAAATATATTTTAAACGTCATTACGATTTTTCCGGGGTCACCTGGTGCTTACTCGCAATGACGATCTTGTTTATTATTTATATATCCCTTTCCCCCTACTTCGTTCCTGACGGCACAGCCAAAGGCTGTCCATCCTTCAGCGGCACACCAAAATTTGGCGAACCATCTTTATTCCAGATAAATTTTTGTGCACGCGGCGAACGTTTATTACCGCAGCCTTCGTTAGGGTTTGAATTAGCGTGGTACAGGATCCAGTCTTCCCGGCCATCTGGCGATTTAAAGAACGAGTTATGACCGGGCGCGTAAACGCTGTTTTCCGGCGATTGCTTAAATACCGGCTCCTCTGTTTTGATCCATGAGGCAGGGTTTAACAGATCGCTTTTTTTAGAAGCCGTAAGCATGCCCAAAGCATAAAAATCAGTCCAACAGCCGCTTGCCGAATAGATCAGGAACAGTTTTTTGCCATGCTTTAAAATCTCCGGTCCTTCATTTACACTCACATGCGCGGGGTTACCGGCATCATGCAGATCACCGTTGGTTTCCCATTCATAAGCCGGGCTTGATATTTTTACGCGTTCGCTGCCAATAGTCAGGGCATCTTTCATTTTGGCTATATAAATATTCTGCTGCCCGTTATGGTTACTCTCCCAGCCCGACCAGATCATATACCAACTACCGTTATTTTCAAACACCGAAGCATCAATAGCCCATTTATCGGTACTATCGGCTATTTTTCCTTTAAACTCCCAGGTACCTTCCGTTGGGTCGGACGAGCTATTTTCCAGTACATATATGCGATGGTTATTGTTATCGCCATTATCCGCGGCAAAATATACATACCATTTGCCCTTTATAAAATGCAGTTCGGGCGCCCATAGATCTTTAGAATAAGCTGTACCTGGCGGCGGCGCCCAAACAGCTTTCTTTGGTGCAGTACTCAGTTTGGTAATATCTTTTGTTTTCCAGATAACAATATTGCCCCCTGTTGAATTGGTATAATAGTAAAACCCATCTTTACAGATCACCCAGGGATCGGCGCCTGATGGCAGCAACGGGTTGGTAAAAGTTTTATCGCCGGTATTTTGTGCAATTGCCACGCTGGAAAATAAAAGCAGCAGCAAATAGGTGAACATTTTTTTCATAGGGCTGAAAGGTTTTAGCGTGGTTTATAATGCGCTAAAAATCTGTAAAAGATTTCACAAAAACAACAACTGTTAAGCATACATTTATTGCTAAATCGGGCGTTTAATATTACGTTTTTACCGGTTGAGAGGAACTGCGGATAAAAACCCGGGTAGGTAATACGGTAGTTTCAAACTCGGTAACAGGCCGCTTACTTTCAATAATGCTGATCAGCATTTCGGTTGCCTTTTTTCCCATTTCAAAACCGGGCTGATAAACAGCACTTAGCGGCGGGTTTAAAACTTCGGCCAGTTGAGTATTGGTGAAGCCGAGCAAAGCGATATCAGCAGGGATCCGGAAGCCTAATTTATGAAGAAGGGACAAGGTAGTAGTTGTGATCCTGTCAGAGGCTGTAAAAATAGCATCGGGCTTATCATCGGCATACAGTAACTCGCTTAATGCATTTTCTATCTCAGCAAGGTCTTTACCGCCATGCGGGCAGTATTTGATCAGCTTTTCATGAGGTTGCATGCCATGTTGTTCAAGTGCATCTTTGTATCCCCTCAAGCGTTCGGCGGTAATGGATACGTTTACCGAACTGGTAATATGAGCTATTTTACGGTATCCTGCCTCAAGCAACTGGGTTGTGGCCTTATATGCCCCGGCAAAATTATCGGCCACTACTTTATGCGTATCAATTTCATCGCTTACCCTATCAAAGAAAACAATAGGCAAACCTTTTTCGTGCAGGTTTTTCAGGTGATCAATATTTTGGGTTTCGGTTGAAAGAGAGATCAGCAAACCATCAATGGAGCGAAAAGTCAGGTGACGTACATTTTGCATTTCCAGCTCATACGATTCATGGGTTTGTGTAATAAACACATTATATCCCTTACTGTGCGCTACTGATTCGATGCCATTGATCACCTGCGAAAAAAACTGGTTCTCAATAGTTGAAACCACAATGCCAATAGATTTGCTGTTGCCCCGTTTAAGGCTTTGGGCATTAAGGTTGGGCTGATAGTTGAGCCTCTTGGCACACTCCAGTACAAGCGCCTTGGTTTTTTCG from Mucilaginibacter sp. SJ includes:
- a CDS encoding Crp/Fnr family transcriptional regulator; translation: MFDQFKEYIGQKATLTEADYAKIETVCIFKKLRKKQYLLQEGDVWKYNAFITKGLVRFYSVDENGRENIVSFAKENWWTGDRASLLTGEPSKNNIDAIEDTELILVTKTNFDRLCREIPAFNDMVNAILNKSFITSQNRIHSAIAFTAEQKYLDFVQKYPDLSVRVPQAMIASYLGITPETLSRVRKETVKKH
- a CDS encoding sensor histidine kinase, producing MNINLSLSRFYCKLTLTGFLLLISTNSPAKRYDHILQGVLWAKSNLFFIRWDLIIVGIVALLIVLGGAYVGYWQKQLNNKRLQLKEKKISEQNQMLQHLTADKNRLLDEKDWLLKEVHHRVKNNLQIVMSLLNTQSAFLKNNAALAAIRESQNRVQAIALIHQKLYSSSNVAFIDIAVYINELVNYLADCYDAHERGIRFEQQIERVKMDVAQAVPVGLMLNEAITNAIKYAFPHRRGYINISLGTLDDNNIMLSIADNGIGLPQGFDIKEASSLGMEMMKALSKQLGGNFKMENNEGVAITLVFRAEKNFGNIENEYYPI
- a CDS encoding SDR family oxidoreductase, coding for MSKTIFITGTSTGFGKLTTIALANAGHTVIAGMRGINGKNETVAKELSALPNVEVVEVDITDDTSVKAAFKYTLTKYGHIDVLVNNAAVSGFGVLEAYSLDQIRQMFEVNFYGTLRTIFAVLPGMRKAKNGLIINITSGASGHTLPFMIPYLASKFGVESITEGLKDELARFNIESVSIQPGVYPTEMNNGSKAGIHADKPEVIAEYGEASAQQFNAMGTALFSKMAEFNMDPQTIADGILRLVEMEKGTRPLRYPLDAVAQGTDQEFIDARAAIKTKWLSKYTA
- a CDS encoding DoxX family protein — encoded protein: MKNTLQIAQLYFRFALGIGFLLPVADRLGFLGPAGQHSVSWGSWDNFVVYTNTLMPFLSRSMAGVMGFLATVCEVCIAIMFIVGLKIRAAAYASFALTFTFALCMTLFLGVKAPFSYSVWADSAASLMLAGISTYRWSIDFKYDEM
- a CDS encoding HD domain-containing protein; translation: MPAISIVKRAAAYVTSLMEENLPSTMYFHNLKHTLGVVNAATEIAAHCKLKKQELTILTIAAWFHDTGYLYHYNGHEDTSMIIAGTFLMQHHYNNDFIQQVWDCIEATKVPQSPQNLIQQIICDADMHHLASVNYLDFAHDLKQEWEVHLDKQYSDKEWHALNLSLLQQHQYFTKYGKTVLQAMKKKNIELMKFQG
- a CDS encoding LacI family DNA-binding transcriptional regulator, whose amino-acid sequence is MNFGGVTIKDIAKELGISPSAVSKALKDSHEIGEKTKALVLECAKRLNYQPNLNAQSLKRGNSKSIGIVVSTIENQFFSQVINGIESVAHSKGYNVFITQTHESYELEMQNVRHLTFRSIDGLLISLSTETQNIDHLKNLHEKGLPIVFFDRVSDEIDTHKVVADNFAGAYKATTQLLEAGYRKIAHITSSVNVSITAERLRGYKDALEQHGMQPHEKLIKYCPHGGKDLAEIENALSELLYADDKPDAIFTASDRITTTTLSLLHKLGFRIPADIALLGFTNTQLAEVLNPPLSAVYQPGFEMGKKATEMLISIIESKRPVTEFETTVLPTRVFIRSSSQPVKT
- a CDS encoding helix-turn-helix transcriptional regulator, whose protein sequence is MKQANDFTPLHFDKASRCLPFKIHTIEWIKENGIDLPNDYFMLIWITAGNGSYRLNLQKEAVTPNQLLLIKPGRLHNLKFSSSLQGFVISFTDSFLDIEDYGKEPVYSPIYQMFNQTQIITINRELANDMNDISEIMLKEYSRHNLYRSEILKRYFKIFLIYLSRQLDSEQAPKQSRNTAILQNFMTLLDKNFRENKMVADYASRLAVTPNYLNEVVKKLTGQPAGHHIRQRVAAEAKRQAIHPDSCMKKIAYDLGFCDLAHFSKFFKNTTGISFSDFKKKGTILLPVF
- a CDS encoding glycoside hydrolase family 43 protein; the encoded protein is MKKMFTYLLLLLFSSVAIAQNTGDKTFTNPLLPSGADPWVICKDGFYYYTNSTGGNIVIWKTKDITKLSTAPKKAVWAPPPGTAYSKDLWAPELHFIKGKWYVYFAADNGDNNNHRIYVLENSSSDPTEGTWEFKGKIADSTDKWAIDASVFENNGSWYMIWSGWESNHNGQQNIYIAKMKDALTIGSERVKISSPAYEWETNGDLHDAGNPAHVSVNEGPEILKHGKKLFLIYSASGCWTDFYALGMLTASKKSDLLNPASWIKTEEPVFKQSPENSVYAPGHNSFFKSPDGREDWILYHANSNPNEGCGNKRSPRAQKFIWNKDGSPNFGVPLKDGQPLAVPSGTK